The Anopheles coluzzii chromosome 2, AcolN3, whole genome shotgun sequence genome window below encodes:
- the LOC120947802 gene encoding zinc finger protein 774 isoform X2 gives MDGWPDKICVQCIHQVSRCHAFKTRVEKSDVTLRQYIKGITVTEDQDHKECIQKEIQNITLSPPKLQQMAPTMIAPQLHELHIQRTDMQAIQTEAPLAAPAMILTSAQLINAGAQIINTGHIITTATGQQIIQTTPQFQAASIGQFIQGPNNTVQMITQNGHPAHVLQIQRTADDRCEIIVQPEMTEAQYLENVSSVPLMVTAPAATTAIPTDAIHAHQLHHHHHMAVEQTEPTELEESETETQIHEKLEEDVDYLLPDDETVETDEIIEETGGVEEGEMEYYAETECEDSDDEEKLIAEFLTYQTSCPSPGRYVCNLCHKEFNQPKWLHLHMSSHTNWIKANCKKQPECEICHKSFRGPGMLRMHMKTHEKVNKIPTCSICNKEFKSKSILYRHRQTHFEKNFECSMCEKKFSSKYQLNIHEQRHKKQKSHKCPHCDKSFFNETELKNHIQHHLGTKMKQNNKIAISRS, from the exons CAAGATCACAAAGAATGTATACAAAAAGAGATACAAAATATAACCCTAAGTCCACCCAAGCTCCAACAAATGGCTCCGACGATGATCGCTCCGCAGTTGCACGAGTTACACATCCAGCGAACGGATATGCAAGCAATTCAGACTGAAGCTCCACTGGCCGCTCCTGCAATGATATTGACTAGTGCTCAGCTTATTAATGCTGGTGCACAAATTATAAATACAGGCCATATAATCACAACGGCTACTGGTCAGCAGATCATTCAGACCACACCACAATTTCAAGCTGCCTCAATCGGTCAGTTTATACAAGGTCCAAATAATACCGTACAAATGATTACTCAGAACGGGCATCCAGCACACGTACTGCAAATTCAGCGTACTGCAGATGATCGCTGCGAGATAATAGTGCAACCAGAAATGACAGAGGCACAATACCTGGAAAATG TTTCATCAGTTCCCTTGatggtcacggcaccagcagcaactaCAGCCATACCTACCGACGCAATCCATGCACATCAGctacatcaccatcatcacatgGCAGTGGAGCAAACGGAGCCCACAGAACTTGAGGAAAGtgaaacagaaacacaaaTACATGAGAAGCTGGAAGAGGATGTTGACTATTTGTTACCGGATGATGAAACAGTCGAGACAGATGAAATTATTGAAGAGACTGGGGGCGTAGAAGAAGGAGAGATGGAATATTATGCCGAAACAGAATGTGAGGATTCGGACGATGAAGAAAAACTGATAG CGGAGTTTCTAACCTATCAGACATCTTGCCCTAGTCCTGGCCGGTATGTCTGCAATCTTTGTCACAAAGAGTTTAATCAACCGAAATGGTTGCATCTTCACATGTCATCGCATACCAACTGGATAAAG gCGAACTGTAAAAAACAACCAGAATGTGAAATTTGCCATAAAAGTTTTCGGGGCCCGGGAATGTTGCGAATGCATATGAAAACACATGAG aaggtaaacaaaataCCCACATGCAGTATTTGCAACAAAGAGTTTAAATCGAAATCGATATTGTATCGCCATCGACAGACGCATTTTGAG AAAAATTTTGAATGTTCTATGTGCGAGAAGAAGTTTAGCTCAAAATACCAACTAAACATCCACGAGCAACGccacaaaaaacagaaaagtcACAAATGTCCCCACTGTGACAAGTCATTCTTCAACGAGACGGAACTGAAG AACCACATTCAGCACCATTTGGGAACAAAGATGAAACAGAACAACAAAATAGCCATTAGTAGGAGTTAA